One region of Anas acuta chromosome Z, bAnaAcu1.1, whole genome shotgun sequence genomic DNA includes:
- the GNG10 gene encoding guanine nucleotide-binding protein G(I)/G(S)/G(O) subunit gamma-10 has product MSSAGSLSSMQRLVEQLKLEAAVERIKVSQAAAELQQYCMQNACKDALLVGVPAGSNPFREPRSCALL; this is encoded by the exons ATGTCGTCGGCCGGCAGCCTGAGCAGCATGCAGCGCCTGGtggagcagctgaagctggAGGCTGCGGTGGAGAGGATCAAG GTCTCCCAGGCAGCTGCCGAGCTCCAGCAGTACTGCATGCAGAACGCCTGCAAGGACGCCTTGCTGGTGGGGGTGCCGGCGGGGAGCAATCCCTTCCGAGAGCCCCGGTCCTGCGCCCTGCTCTGA